In Nostoc sp. CENA543, a single genomic region encodes these proteins:
- a CDS encoding sucrose synthase has protein sequence MSELIQAILDSEEKSDLRCFVSQLRQKEQNYLLRNDILNEYKEYCTKFDKPETFYTSSHLGKLIYYTQEIIQEDSNLCFIIRAKIASQEVYRLTADLDVEAMTAQDLLDLRDRFVNKFHPQDGDLLELDFGPFYDYTPVIRDPKNIGKGVQFLNRYLSSKLFQDARQWLESLFNFLRLHHYNGVQLLINDRIQSQQQLSQQVKKAINFVNDRPNDEPYERFRLELQTMGFEPGWGNTASRVRDTLNILDELIDSPDPHTLEAFISRVPMIFRIVLVSAHGWFGQEGVLGRPDTGGQVVYVLDQAKNLEKQLQEDAILAGLEGLNVQPRVIILTRLIPNSDGTLCNQRLEKVHGTENAWILRVPLREFNPNMTQNWISRFEFWPYLETFAIDAERELLAEFHGTPDLIVGNYTDGNLVAFLLARRMKVTQCNIAHALEKSKYLFSNLYWQDLEDKYHFSLQFTADLIAMNAANFIISSTYQEIVGTADSIGQYESYKCFTMPELYHVVNGIELFSPKFNVVPPGVNENAYFPYTRHEDRVESDRDRLAEMLFTLEDPSQIFGKLDDPHKRPIFSMARLDRIKNLTGLAECFGRSKELQAHCNLILIAGKLRVEESDDNEERDEIVKLYHIIDEYNLHGKIRWLGVRLSKTDSGEVYRVIADHQGIFVQPALFEAFGLTILEAMISGLPTFATQFGGPLEIIQNQANGFYINPTHVEETAEKILEFVMKCQENPQYWNVVSQKAIDRVYSTYTWKIHTTKLLSLARIYGFWNFTSKEKREDLLRYLEALFYLIYKPRAQQLLAQHQYR, from the coding sequence ATGTCAGAATTGATTCAGGCAATACTGGATAGTGAAGAAAAAAGTGATTTACGTTGCTTTGTGAGCCAATTACGCCAAAAGGAACAGAATTATTTACTGCGTAATGACATCTTGAATGAGTATAAAGAATACTGCACTAAATTTGATAAACCAGAGACGTTTTATACTTCTTCTCATTTGGGTAAATTAATTTACTACACCCAAGAGATTATTCAAGAAGATTCAAATTTGTGTTTTATTATTCGTGCCAAAATTGCGAGTCAAGAAGTGTATCGACTCACAGCAGACTTAGATGTAGAAGCGATGACGGCACAGGATTTATTAGATTTGCGCGATCGCTTCGTCAATAAGTTTCATCCCCAAGATGGTGATCTGCTAGAGTTAGACTTTGGCCCTTTTTACGACTACACTCCAGTCATTCGCGACCCGAAAAATATCGGTAAGGGTGTACAGTTCCTCAACCGCTACCTCTCCAGCAAACTATTTCAAGATGCAAGACAATGGCTAGAAAGTCTATTTAACTTCCTCCGCCTACATCACTACAACGGTGTCCAACTATTAATCAACGATCGCATTCAATCACAACAACAACTCTCACAGCAAGTTAAAAAAGCCATCAACTTTGTCAATGACCGACCCAACGATGAACCCTATGAACGCTTCCGTCTGGAATTGCAAACTATGGGTTTTGAACCAGGTTGGGGTAACACAGCTTCCCGTGTACGAGACACCCTAAATATTCTCGATGAATTAATCGACTCACCAGACCCCCACACCCTAGAGGCTTTCATTTCTCGTGTCCCGATGATTTTTAGAATCGTCTTAGTATCGGCACATGGTTGGTTTGGACAAGAAGGGGTTTTAGGTCGTCCTGACACTGGTGGTCAGGTGGTGTATGTTCTCGACCAAGCCAAGAATTTAGAAAAGCAACTACAAGAAGATGCTATCCTCGCCGGTTTAGAGGGGTTAAATGTCCAACCCAGAGTCATCATTCTGACGCGTCTGATTCCCAACAGCGATGGGACGCTTTGTAACCAACGTCTCGAAAAAGTCCACGGAACAGAAAACGCCTGGATTTTGCGTGTCCCTTTGCGGGAATTTAACCCCAACATGACACAAAACTGGATTTCCCGATTTGAGTTTTGGCCTTATCTAGAAACCTTCGCCATTGACGCGGAACGGGAACTACTAGCAGAATTCCACGGGACACCAGATTTAATTGTGGGTAACTATACCGACGGGAATTTAGTAGCGTTTTTGTTAGCGCGACGGATGAAAGTCACCCAATGTAATATCGCCCATGCTTTAGAAAAATCCAAATACTTGTTTAGTAACTTGTATTGGCAAGATTTGGAAGATAAATATCATTTCTCTTTGCAATTTACGGCTGATTTAATTGCAATGAACGCAGCTAACTTCATCATCAGCAGTACCTATCAAGAAATCGTCGGGACAGCAGATAGCATCGGACAGTACGAATCTTACAAATGTTTCACCATGCCTGAGTTATATCATGTGGTGAACGGGATTGAATTATTTAGTCCCAAGTTTAATGTCGTACCCCCAGGGGTGAACGAAAACGCCTATTTTCCCTATACACGCCACGAAGATAGGGTAGAAAGCGATCGCGATCGCCTCGCCGAAATGCTATTTACTTTAGAAGACCCTAGCCAAATCTTCGGCAAACTCGATGACCCCCACAAGCGTCCGATTTTCTCAATGGCGCGTCTCGACCGCATTAAAAACCTGACTGGTTTAGCCGAATGTTTTGGACGTAGCAAAGAATTACAAGCACATTGCAACTTAATTTTAATTGCTGGTAAGTTGCGGGTAGAAGAATCAGACGACAATGAAGAACGGGACGAAATCGTCAAACTTTATCATATTATTGACGAATATAATCTGCACGGCAAAATTCGCTGGCTAGGGGTGCGCCTCTCAAAAACTGACTCTGGAGAAGTGTATCGCGTCATTGCAGATCATCAAGGAATCTTCGTCCAACCAGCATTATTTGAAGCTTTTGGTTTAACAATTCTAGAAGCAATGATTTCTGGACTACCAACTTTTGCGACTCAATTTGGGGGGCCATTAGAAATCATTCAAAATCAAGCCAATGGTTTTTACATTAACCCCACCCATGTAGAAGAAACAGCCGAGAAAATTCTCGAATTCGTCATGAAATGTCAAGAGAATCCCCAATATTGGAATGTAGTTTCTCAAAAAGCCATTGACAGAGTATACAGCACCTACACTTGGAAGATTCACACCACCAAGCTATTATCTTTAGCCAGAATTTATGGTTTCTGGAACTTCACATCCAAAGAAAAACGGGAGGATTTGTTGCGCTACCTAGAGGCTTTATTCTATTTAATTTACAAACCCAGAGCGCAACAACTTTTAGCACAGCATCAATATCGATAA
- a CDS encoding peptidoglycan-binding protein, translating into MNDIVLLMTGVLAIQQPSPSIVPKQPVIQLDNGVKKATSIESDQLVSSAKTTPPEFVPLSNSSASIKLAFNTENSHTPSRQTPVKKDIYSVDEFQNFQAVRLKSPRQPMLIAQQTQSKILIARRTSRSVRNVPNLRFGNSGSAVRVLQRLLVANGYRVPIDGVYGAFTESAVKAFQVRRNLQADGVVGPRTWYSLTAYSR; encoded by the coding sequence ATGAATGATATTGTCCTGCTGATGACGGGTGTATTAGCAATCCAGCAACCATCTCCGTCGATTGTACCCAAGCAGCCTGTAATTCAGCTTGACAATGGCGTGAAAAAAGCTACATCTATTGAGTCAGATCAGTTAGTGTCATCTGCAAAAACCACGCCGCCTGAATTTGTGCCGCTAAGTAACAGTTCCGCAAGTATTAAATTAGCTTTCAACACCGAAAATTCACACACGCCAAGTAGACAAACACCTGTAAAAAAGGATATTTACAGTGTAGATGAATTTCAAAATTTTCAGGCTGTGCGGCTGAAATCGCCACGTCAACCCATGCTAATTGCACAACAAACGCAAAGTAAAATTTTGATTGCTAGACGCACTTCTAGGTCTGTTCGTAATGTACCAAATTTACGTTTTGGTAACTCCGGTAGTGCTGTTAGAGTCTTACAAAGATTATTGGTGGCGAATGGCTATCGTGTTCCAATTGATGGGGTATATGGAGCATTTACAGAAAGTGCAGTTAAAGCCTTTCAAGTGCGGCGAAATCTGCAAGCGGATGGCGTAGTGGGGCCAAGAACTTGGTATTCATTAACTGCATATTCCAGATAA
- the recQ gene encoding DNA helicase RecQ encodes MLQYPNLEQALKYHFGYDNFRPGQRQIIQDALQNRDLLIVMPTGGGKSLCFQLPALMKTGLTVVVSPLIALMQDQVEALRNNNISATFLNSSLNPYQVRSREEAIVNGKVKLLYVAPEKLLSERFLPFLDLVHEKIGISIFAIDEAHCVSEWGHDFRPEYRQLKLLRKRYANVPMLALTATATDRVRSDIIQQLGLKQPSIHLASFNRQNLYYEVRAKSKQAYAELLELIRDTEGSVIVYCLTRKKVEELTFKLQNDKVSVLPYHAGLPDDERSKNQTRFIRDDVRVMVATIAFGMGINKPDVRLVVHFDIPRNLESYYQESGRAGRDGEPSRCTIFFSFADIKTIEWSIEQKTEPQEQLIARQQLRQMIDYAEGTDCRRTIQLGYFGERFAGNCANCDNCRHPKPLEDWTIEAMKFLSCVARCKERFGMLHIIDVLRGAKKEKIMQYEHDKLSTYGIGKDRTADEWRILGRSLLHQGLLEQTTDGYSVLKLNALSWEVMRRQRQVLLSVPVAQKVRLVPDNPKAEIAEALLQRLRSLRKQLADEQSVPPYVVFHDSTLKLMAQVQPKNLAEFGKLSGVGSHKLAQYGEKFLSEIRAYIQEENSTTKSLEYTPSLSLVSGTELQTLQLHQQGLNIAQIAQKRNLSPATIASHLEKLIEKNQPVDLNQLVPLEHQQKIWQVLEVLGDIPLTPIKEQLGNSYTFDEIRLVREKWRRQRK; translated from the coding sequence ATGCTTCAGTATCCCAATCTCGAACAAGCGTTAAAATATCACTTCGGTTATGATAACTTTCGTCCAGGACAACGGCAAATTATCCAAGACGCGCTGCAAAATCGGGATTTATTGATAGTGATGCCTACGGGTGGGGGAAAATCTTTGTGCTTTCAGTTACCTGCACTGATGAAAACAGGACTGACTGTCGTGGTATCACCGTTAATTGCCCTGATGCAAGACCAAGTAGAAGCACTGCGAAATAATAATATCTCAGCTACCTTCCTCAATAGTAGTTTGAATCCCTACCAAGTGCGATCGCGGGAAGAAGCCATTGTCAATGGTAAGGTAAAATTGCTCTACGTCGCCCCAGAAAAGCTGCTGAGTGAAAGATTTCTCCCTTTTCTGGATTTAGTTCATGAAAAAATTGGGATATCGATATTTGCAATTGATGAAGCGCACTGTGTTTCGGAATGGGGACATGATTTTCGGCCAGAATATCGTCAGTTAAAGTTACTGCGAAAGCGTTACGCCAATGTTCCCATGCTGGCGTTGACAGCAACCGCCACAGACCGCGTCCGGTCTGATATCATTCAACAATTAGGCTTAAAACAGCCGAGTATTCATCTTGCTAGTTTTAATCGGCAAAATTTATATTACGAAGTCCGCGCCAAAAGTAAGCAAGCTTACGCCGAATTATTAGAATTAATTCGGGATACGGAAGGCTCAGTTATTGTTTATTGTTTAACGCGTAAAAAGGTTGAAGAACTAACTTTTAAACTGCAAAATGATAAGGTTTCCGTCTTACCTTATCACGCCGGTTTACCTGATGATGAACGGAGTAAAAATCAAACGCGATTTATTCGGGATGATGTGCGGGTGATGGTGGCAACTATCGCCTTTGGGATGGGAATTAATAAACCTGATGTGCGGTTAGTGGTTCATTTTGATATTCCCCGAAATTTAGAGAGTTACTATCAAGAATCAGGTAGGGCGGGAAGAGACGGCGAACCATCACGATGTACAATCTTTTTTAGTTTTGCTGATATTAAAACCATTGAATGGAGTATTGAACAAAAAACCGAACCCCAGGAACAATTGATTGCCAGGCAACAACTCCGGCAAATGATAGACTATGCTGAAGGGACAGATTGTCGGCGGACAATTCAACTAGGTTATTTTGGCGAACGCTTTGCAGGTAATTGTGCTAACTGTGATAATTGTCGCCATCCCAAACCTTTAGAAGATTGGACAATTGAAGCCATGAAGTTTTTATCTTGTGTGGCGCGATGTAAAGAAAGATTTGGGATGTTACACATTATTGATGTGTTGCGTGGGGCGAAAAAAGAGAAGATTATGCAATATGAACATGATAAACTTTCTACCTACGGTATAGGTAAAGATAGAACCGCAGATGAATGGCGAATTTTGGGAAGATCGCTTTTACATCAAGGTTTATTAGAACAAACTACCGATGGTTATTCTGTACTGAAATTAAATGCGTTAAGTTGGGAAGTAATGCGCCGTCAACGCCAAGTTTTATTATCTGTTCCTGTGGCGCAAAAAGTGCGGTTAGTCCCCGATAATCCCAAAGCTGAGATTGCAGAAGCATTATTACAGAGATTACGATCGCTGCGTAAACAACTAGCCGATGAACAGTCTGTACCTCCTTATGTAGTCTTTCACGATTCTACTTTGAAATTAATGGCACAGGTACAGCCGAAAAATTTAGCCGAATTCGGTAAACTTTCTGGTGTAGGTAGTCATAAACTCGCCCAATATGGGGAAAAATTTCTCTCAGAAATTCGCGCCTATATTCAAGAAGAAAATTCGACAACTAAATCACTTGAATATACACCCTCACTCAGCTTAGTTTCTGGGACTGAATTACAGACATTACAGTTACACCAGCAAGGCTTAAATATTGCTCAAATCGCCCAAAAACGCAATTTAAGCCCAGCTACTATTGCTAGTCATTTAGAAAAACTCATCGAAAAAAATCAGCCTGTAGACTTAAATCAATTAGTCCCTTTGGAACATCAGCAAAAGATTTGGCAAGTTTTAGAAGTTCTGGGTGATATTCCCTTAACCCCAATTAAAGAACAGTTAGGCAATAGTTATACCTTTGATGAGATTCGCCTAGTGCGGGAAAAATGGCGACGACAACGCAAGTAG
- a CDS encoding long-chain fatty acid--CoA ligase — MVSTTTGSSFLANITKQESLSIQRLVDYSSIESLSEIWPLAAKQFGNIVALHNPHVKPEVKITYAQLAEKIQQFGAGLQALGVQAGDRVSLVADNSPRWFIADQGIITAGGVDAVRSSQAEREELLFIVANSGSIALVVEDLKTLQKLRERLHNLPIQFIILLSDETPPAEETIKILNYNQLLELGSKHTLVRVKQTLQDLATLIYTSGTTGKPKGVMLSHGNLLHQVKTLGTVVQPQPEDIVLSILPTWHSYERSGEYFLLSQGCTQVYTNIRSVKKDLKDFKPHYMIAVPRLWESIHEGVQKQFREQPAKKQRLIYFLLGVSERYIKAKRIAAGLSLDHLHASPVQKLFAKIVAAVLSPIHNLGEKQVYGKVREATGGRFKHIISGGGALPRHIDTFFEIVGVEILQGYGLTETSPVTNARRPWHNLRGSSGQPIAGTEVKIVDPETRRPLPNGQRGLVLLRGPQIMQGYYQNPEATAKVLDADGWFDSGDLGWVTPYNDLVLTGRAKDTIVLTNGENIEPQPIEDACLRSPYIDQIMLVGQDQRCIGALIVPNVEALEKWAEAQNLTLVTDDNNLTSSSGETITLESKMIQDLFRQELNREVQNRPGYRPDDRVGPFRLIQEPFSIENGLMTQTLKIRRHVVMERYQAIIAAMFG; from the coding sequence ATGGTCAGCACTACAACGGGGTCTTCTTTCCTGGCTAACATTACTAAGCAAGAAAGTTTATCAATACAGCGTTTGGTAGATTACAGCAGTATCGAGTCACTCTCAGAAATCTGGCCGTTGGCCGCCAAACAATTTGGTAACATTGTGGCACTACACAATCCCCATGTTAAACCAGAGGTAAAAATTACCTACGCGCAGTTAGCTGAAAAAATTCAACAATTTGGGGCTGGTTTGCAAGCTTTGGGAGTACAAGCTGGCGATCGCGTCTCTCTAGTCGCAGATAATAGTCCACGTTGGTTTATTGCAGATCAAGGGATTATCACCGCAGGCGGAGTAGATGCAGTGCGGAGTTCCCAAGCCGAACGGGAAGAATTATTATTTATCGTGGCTAATAGCGGCAGCATAGCGTTAGTAGTTGAAGATTTAAAAACCCTCCAAAAACTCCGCGAACGTCTTCACAACTTACCCATCCAGTTCATTATTCTGCTTTCTGACGAAACGCCACCTGCTGAGGAAACTATCAAAATCCTCAACTATAACCAATTACTAGAACTGGGCAGTAAGCATACCCTAGTGAGAGTTAAGCAAACACTACAAGACCTAGCTACCTTAATTTACACCTCCGGCACTACAGGAAAACCCAAGGGTGTCATGTTATCTCACGGTAACTTATTGCACCAAGTCAAAACCTTGGGAACAGTCGTACAACCCCAACCAGAAGATATAGTTTTGAGTATTCTACCGACTTGGCACAGCTATGAACGGAGTGGGGAGTATTTCTTACTTTCTCAAGGTTGTACGCAAGTTTACACAAATATACGTTCTGTAAAAAAAGATTTAAAAGACTTCAAACCCCATTACATGATTGCTGTTCCCAGATTGTGGGAATCCATTCATGAAGGCGTGCAGAAGCAGTTCCGCGAACAACCAGCCAAAAAACAACGCCTAATATACTTTTTGTTGGGCGTAAGTGAAAGATATATTAAAGCCAAGAGAATTGCCGCAGGCTTAAGTTTAGATCATCTCCACGCCTCACCAGTGCAGAAATTATTTGCCAAAATAGTCGCAGCTGTTTTGTCTCCCATACATAATCTTGGAGAAAAACAAGTTTACGGCAAAGTCCGGGAAGCTACAGGGGGACGTTTCAAACACATCATTAGCGGTGGTGGCGCATTACCCCGACATATAGATACATTTTTTGAGATTGTGGGTGTAGAAATTTTACAAGGTTACGGTTTAACAGAAACCTCACCTGTAACTAATGCGCGTCGTCCTTGGCACAATTTACGCGGTTCATCCGGACAACCAATAGCCGGTACAGAAGTGAAAATTGTAGACCCAGAAACTCGCAGACCTTTACCCAACGGCCAACGAGGTTTGGTGTTATTGCGAGGCCCACAAATCATGCAAGGTTATTACCAAAATCCCGAAGCCACAGCCAAAGTTCTGGACGCTGACGGTTGGTTTGATAGCGGTGACTTGGGCTGGGTAACGCCATATAATGACCTCGTATTAACAGGCAGGGCTAAAGATACGATTGTCTTGACTAACGGAGAGAATATTGAGCCGCAACCCATCGAGGATGCTTGCTTGCGATCGCCCTACATCGACCAGATTATGCTAGTGGGACAAGACCAACGCTGTATCGGTGCTTTGATTGTCCCCAATGTGGAAGCCTTGGAAAAATGGGCGGAGGCGCAAAATCTCACTTTAGTCACAGACGACAATAATTTAACCTCTTCATCAGGTGAAACCATTACCCTGGAGAGTAAAATGATCCAGGATTTATTCCGTCAAGAATTGAATCGGGAAGTGCAGAACCGTCCAGGTTATCGTCCAGATGACCGTGTAGGGCCATTTCGACTGATTCAAGAGCCATTTTCCATCGAAAACGGCTTAATGACGCAAACACTAAAAATCAGGCGGCACGTTGTCATGGAACGCTACCAAGCTATAATTGCCGCCATGTTTGGCTAA
- a CDS encoding YlqD family protein — MTDVSNSHLLLKRVINIKVIVTPLWKEEMQQQLQAQINQLDQQLQQLDIEGQRAIAAIQKQSLQPPGPQTLQQIDNIQLQVNQKKSEFLEQKNQMLQNLQQVQLLELDQEVNQGQMESFFRVERGDNLISKIQVEIVLRDGVVEDIRGDV, encoded by the coding sequence ATGACAGATGTCTCCAATTCTCATTTGCTTCTCAAGCGCGTCATTAACATCAAAGTGATTGTTACCCCCCTCTGGAAAGAGGAAATGCAGCAACAACTGCAAGCCCAAATCAATCAACTTGATCAGCAATTGCAACAGTTAGACATTGAAGGACAAAGAGCGATCGCCGCTATTCAAAAACAAAGTCTCCAGCCACCAGGGCCTCAAACCCTGCAACAAATCGATAACATCCAACTGCAAGTTAATCAAAAGAAAAGCGAATTCTTAGAACAGAAAAACCAAATGCTGCAAAACCTCCAGCAAGTACAACTGCTGGAATTAGATCAAGAAGTCAATCAAGGTCAAATGGAAAGCTTTTTCCGTGTCGAACGAGGCGATAACTTAATCAGCAAAATCCAAGTAGAAATTGTGTTGCGTGATGGAGTTGTCGAAGACATTCGCGGCGATGTCTAG
- a CDS encoding dihydrolipoamide acetyltransferase family protein, with amino-acid sequence MSIHEIFMPALSSTMTEGKIVSWVKSPGDKVEKGETVVVVESDKADMDVETFYEGYLAHIVVQAGDSAPVGAAIAYVAETEAEIEAAKSMGNSGAAAAATPTPEPIPATALVGATTTASQNGSNHKEGRLVASPRARKLAKELKVDLNSLKGSGPYGRIVAGDVESAVGKTPAPVAPVAPVTPAPSITPVAPAAPAPRTPAPAPVAAVPGQIAPFNTLQNAVIRNMVASLAVPEFRVGYTITTDGLDKLYKQIKSKGVTMTALLAKAVAVTLQKHPLLNASYSDQGVVYHSDINISVAVAMDDGGLITPVLKNADQVDIYSLSRNWKSLVDRARAKQLQPDEYNSGTFTVSNLGMFGVDTFDAILPPGQGSILAVGASRPQVVASPDGLFAVRQQMQVNITCDHRIIYGAHAAAFLQDLAKLIETDAQSLTL; translated from the coding sequence ATGAGCATTCACGAAATATTCATGCCAGCCCTGAGTTCCACCATGACGGAAGGTAAAATTGTTTCCTGGGTCAAATCGCCAGGGGATAAAGTGGAAAAAGGCGAAACAGTGGTGGTTGTGGAGTCAGATAAGGCAGATATGGATGTAGAAACCTTCTATGAAGGGTATCTCGCACATATCGTAGTGCAAGCCGGTGACAGTGCGCCTGTAGGAGCTGCGATCGCTTATGTGGCTGAAACTGAAGCGGAAATTGAAGCTGCTAAATCTATGGGTAATTCCGGTGCGGCGGCTGCGGCTACTCCCACCCCCGAACCAATTCCTGCTACAGCCTTAGTTGGTGCAACCACTACAGCATCTCAAAACGGTTCTAACCACAAAGAAGGTAGACTTGTAGCATCACCCAGAGCGCGGAAGTTAGCCAAAGAATTAAAAGTAGATTTAAACAGCCTCAAAGGTAGCGGCCCCTACGGTCGGATTGTCGCTGGTGATGTCGAATCTGCCGTTGGTAAAACTCCTGCACCAGTTGCACCAGTTGCACCAGTCACTCCCGCACCCAGCATTACCCCAGTTGCACCAGCAGCACCCGCACCCCGCACACCCGCACCTGCACCAGTTGCAGCCGTTCCTGGTCAAATCGCCCCATTCAATACTCTGCAAAATGCCGTCATTCGGAATATGGTTGCTAGCCTAGCAGTACCAGAATTCCGTGTGGGTTACACAATCACCACTGATGGATTAGACAAACTTTACAAACAAATTAAATCGAAGGGTGTCACCATGACAGCCCTACTGGCGAAAGCAGTCGCAGTGACATTACAAAAACACCCACTTTTAAATGCTAGTTATTCAGATCAAGGTGTTGTTTACCACTCCGACATCAATATTTCTGTAGCTGTCGCAATGGATGATGGCGGTTTAATTACACCCGTATTAAAAAATGCTGATCAAGTAGACATTTACTCACTCTCACGCAACTGGAAATCTCTAGTAGACCGCGCTAGAGCTAAACAACTCCAACCAGATGAATACAACAGTGGCACTTTCACCGTGTCCAACTTAGGAATGTTCGGTGTAGATACATTTGATGCCATTTTACCCCCAGGACAAGGTTCAATCTTAGCGGTTGGTGCATCCCGTCCCCAAGTTGTCGCTAGTCCAGACGGCTTGTTTGCAGTCCGTCAACAAATGCAGGTCAATATCACTTGTGACCACCGCATTATTTACGGCGCACACGCAGCCGCATTCCTACAAGATTTAGCCAAGTTGATTGAAACCGACGCTCAATCTTTGACTCTCTAA
- the hcp gene encoding hydroxylamine reductase, which produces MFCNQCEQTTRGDVCHQWGACGKSPEVDALQDLLVHCLRGLSQVALQANSLGIATRDTDEFTCEMLFSTLTNVNFAADDFVAFINRAIALRDSLKLKIQAISNTVVNSAIANFQPASNLQAQIQQGKDLEFEFISQSAKNIDIFSLKLTVLYGLKGVAAYAFHALELKEHDEDLYRFFHEVLAHLDDQDETLQHWLDLALKVGQMNLKAMELLDAGNTETFGHPIPTSVPLGHIAGKAILVSGHDLLALKAILEQTVGTDIKVYTHGELLPAHGYPKLKQTYPHLYGHYGTAWQNQTHEFEKFPGAIAMTTNCLMPPHESYKHKVFTLGPVGFPGLPNISIRDVSPIIEKASALPGFVDEQDGGNVTTGFARNAVLSVADTVIEGVKQGQIKHFFLIGGCDGAKPGRNYYTELVEKMPSDCIVLTLGCGKFRFFDRNLGDIGGIPRLLDLGQCNDAYSAIQIAVALANAFGVSVNQLPLSLVLSWYEQKAIAVLLTLLHLGIQNIRIGPTLPAFLTPNVVKLLSQTYNLKLITTPEQDLAACLS; this is translated from the coding sequence ATGTTCTGTAACCAGTGTGAACAAACTACCCGTGGCGATGTCTGTCATCAGTGGGGAGCTTGTGGTAAAAGTCCAGAAGTAGACGCTTTACAAGATTTGTTGGTGCATTGTTTGCGGGGATTGTCCCAGGTGGCTCTACAAGCTAATTCTTTGGGAATCGCTACCCGTGATACCGATGAGTTTACCTGTGAAATGCTCTTCTCCACGCTGACAAATGTGAACTTTGCGGCGGATGATTTTGTAGCATTTATAAATCGCGCGATCGCTTTACGTGATAGTCTCAAGTTAAAAATTCAAGCAATCAGTAATACTGTTGTTAATTCGGCGATTGCTAATTTTCAACCTGCTAGTAATCTCCAAGCGCAAATTCAGCAGGGAAAAGACCTAGAATTTGAATTTATCAGTCAATCGGCTAAAAATATAGATATTTTCTCCCTCAAGCTCACCGTATTATATGGACTCAAGGGTGTAGCTGCTTATGCTTTCCATGCTCTGGAACTTAAAGAGCATGATGAAGACCTCTACAGATTTTTCCATGAAGTATTGGCACACCTCGACGACCAAGATGAAACTTTACAGCATTGGTTAGATTTAGCCCTAAAAGTTGGGCAAATGAACCTCAAAGCAATGGAATTACTGGATGCTGGCAATACAGAAACCTTTGGTCATCCTATACCAACATCTGTACCTCTGGGACATATTGCAGGTAAAGCCATCCTGGTTTCAGGACACGATTTATTAGCATTGAAAGCGATTCTCGAACAAACAGTGGGAACTGATATTAAAGTTTATACCCACGGTGAATTACTGCCAGCACATGGCTATCCCAAACTCAAGCAGACTTACCCACACCTCTACGGACATTACGGCACTGCATGGCAAAATCAAACACATGAATTTGAAAAATTCCCTGGTGCGATCGCCATGACTACCAATTGTCTCATGCCTCCCCATGAATCTTACAAACATAAAGTATTCACATTGGGGCCTGTTGGTTTTCCTGGGTTGCCAAATATTAGTATTCGTGACGTTTCGCCAATCATTGAGAAAGCCTCAGCACTACCAGGATTTGTTGATGAACAAGACGGCGGTAATGTAACTACAGGTTTTGCGCGCAATGCCGTGTTGAGTGTTGCCGATACAGTAATTGAGGGTGTGAAGCAAGGTCAAATCAAACACTTCTTCTTAATTGGTGGTTGTGATGGTGCCAAACCAGGACGCAATTACTACACCGAACTCGTGGAAAAAATGCCGAGTGATTGTATTGTTTTAACGTTAGGTTGTGGTAAATTCCGTTTCTTTGACAGAAATTTGGGTGATATCGGCGGAATTCCACGACTACTAGATTTAGGTCAATGTAACGATGCTTACTCAGCCATTCAGATTGCTGTAGCTTTAGCCAATGCCTTTGGTGTCAGTGTCAATCAATTGCCATTATCCTTAGTATTATCTTGGTATGAACAGAAAGCGATCGCGGTTCTATTGACACTACTGCACCTTGGTATTCAAAATATTCGCATCGGCCCGACACTGCCAGCTTTCCTCACACCTAATGTAGTCAAGTTACTGTCACAAACCTATAATCTCAAGCTGATTACTACCCCAGAACAAGATTTAGCAGCGTGTTTGTCTTGA